TGCACAGCCGCGCTCTCGGCGCGCAGTTCGGCCACCAGGCGGCGGCACAGCGCAGCCCAGTTCTCCAGCACCGCCGCCGCCCCGGCGTCGCCTGCGGCGTGCGCCTCGAGCAGCAGCGGCGCGAAACGGGCGTAGTCGCCCGAGGCCTTGCCGCGTGCCCAGTCCATCACGGCGCGGGGGCTCTCGAACTCGGCGCGCAGTCGCGCGGCCAGCGGGGTGTCCTCGCCGTTTTCCCAGGCGGCCAGTCCCAGCCGCAGCGCCTCGAGTCCCAGGTCCGCGCCGCCGCCGCGCTCGAGCGGAAAACCCCAGCCGTTGCGGCGCAGCAACCGTCCGTCGCGCGCGCGGGCCAGCGCGATGCAGCCGGTGCCCAGCATCAGCAGCACGCCGGGCTCCCCGCCGAAAAAGGCCCGCAGGGTCAAGGTCGAGTCACCCTCGGCGCTGAGGGCCGCGTACGGGTGCGGCGGCGCGGTGAACGCGGCGATGTCGGCCTCGGTGGCCAGCCCCGCCACCCCGGCGTGCAGGCTCACCCGGGCCGGCTCGAAGGGCAGCCCGGCAGCGGCGAACGCCCGGCGCACCGCCGCCTCGAGCGCGGCGCGGGCCGCCTCGAGGCCCACCTGCCTGGGGTTGGCGCTGCCCGCCACGCCTTCGCCCAGCACGGTCCCGTCCAGGGTCAGGCGGGCGCGGCAGCTTGTTCCGCCTGCATCTACTCCTACGGCAAAAGTCCTCATCTAGCGCATTGTGCCACGCTCGGCCGTCAGGTAACGCGCGCGCGCCGCCTCGAGGAAACGGGCGTGCTCGAGGTTCAGGTACACGCGGGTCTGACCTCCAGGACCCAGTCTCAGTTCGGCCTGCGCCGGGCCGACGCGGGTGGGCCGTGCGTGCACGCGAACCTCGGTCCAGGGCAGTTGCACCGGGCGCAGGGCCGAAGCCAGCGGTCGCCCGCCCGCCAGGTAAAGGCCGCCCGGCTCTGCGGCGACCCACAGCGTGGCGCCGCGAACGTGGACGGCCGAAAAGCGCACCGGAATCCGCCGCAGTTCGCTCGAGGGGCGTAGGGCCACCGCGTAGAGCG
The Deinobacterium chartae DNA segment above includes these coding regions:
- a CDS encoding BadF/BadG/BcrA/BcrD ATPase family protein — translated: MRTFAVGVDAGGTSCRARLTLDGTVLGEGVAGSANPRQVGLEAARAALEAAVRRAFAAAGLPFEPARVSLHAGVAGLATEADIAAFTAPPHPYAALSAEGDSTLTLRAFFGGEPGVLLMLGTGCIALARARDGRLLRRNGWGFPLERGGGADLGLEALRLGLAAWENGEDTPLAARLRAEFESPRAVMDWARGKASGDYARFAPLLLEAHAAGDAGAAAVLENWAALCRRLVAELRAESAAVQVGVWGGLAPALLRLTELEGRIEPRMGPLEAAVLEAERLRV